One Mycolicibacterium goodii genomic region harbors:
- a CDS encoding ribosome hibernation promotion factor: MRQRTELPEVMDVDVSTDGALPGAADYARQKIGGLSRRTHRPVLHARVRLTRHEDPAVERPVIAQANLDVNGRQVRAQVEGLNAREAIDRLEARLRSRLDRIAEHWEARRGGVPAERGGEWRHESEPTRRPGFFPRPPEQRRIIRRKSFSMVPCTVDDAALEMEMLDYDFHLFTEKDTGFAAVLYKSGPTGYRLVLVTPVPAEELSPFEQPITISTHPAPCLTQRDAVERLGLLGLPFLFYIDAAEGRASVIYRRYDGHYGLITPADG, translated from the coding sequence ATGCGTCAGCGAACAGAGCTACCAGAGGTCATGGACGTCGATGTGTCAACCGACGGGGCGCTTCCCGGTGCCGCCGACTATGCACGCCAGAAGATCGGTGGGCTCTCCCGGCGCACGCACAGACCGGTGCTTCACGCGCGTGTGAGGCTCACCAGGCACGAAGATCCCGCGGTCGAACGGCCGGTCATCGCACAAGCCAATCTGGACGTCAATGGTCGACAGGTGCGCGCTCAGGTCGAGGGGTTGAACGCGCGCGAGGCGATAGACCGACTGGAAGCACGGCTGCGGTCGCGACTCGATCGCATCGCCGAGCACTGGGAGGCACGCCGTGGCGGTGTGCCCGCCGAGCGCGGGGGTGAGTGGCGCCACGAATCGGAACCGACGCGGCGACCGGGTTTCTTCCCGCGTCCGCCCGAGCAGCGCAGGATCATTCGGCGCAAGTCGTTCAGCATGGTGCCGTGCACGGTGGACGACGCCGCGCTGGAGATGGAGATGCTCGACTACGATTTCCATCTCTTCACCGAAAAGGACACAGGATTCGCCGCGGTTCTGTACAAAAGCGGTCCCACCGGCTACCGGCTGGTACTCGTGACCCCCGTTCCTGCGGAAGAACTGAGCCCGTTCGAGCAACCGATAACGATCAGCACCCATCCGGCGCCATGTCTCACCCAGCGCGACGCCGTCGAGCGTCTCGGTCTGCTGGGTCTGCCGTTCCTCTTCTACATCGATGCGGCCGAGGGCCGTGCCAGCGTCATATATCGCCGGTACGACGGGCACTACGGGTTGATCACCCCTGCGGACGGCTAG
- a CDS encoding wax ester/triacylglycerol synthase family O-acyltransferase codes for MGTGGGWVWEEADEIDLHRHCLRRTLPPGSGDIALWQLISTLHAGPLDRSRPMWMSCLIDGFDDRRFALYIKLHHTVMDGVSGLQTLVGALSPDPHRRSMPAFYADPCTGHDDATTHRHRRLPDPLALVRSSIRHTASSVALAERVATGMAAGALAGLFGGTTMTPFAAPYVRFNERLGHERAVIAASWPRRRFQAFTTKSGVTANDVVTAVIAGALREWLSDHDELPQRSLVAICPISVHGRELNRSELHGNMFGAWLCPLGTDLPDPAERLDLIHRSMLVGKQHVKARGAAASLILLAPGIASTVLPPMLPLRPRIHVGYILPISHVPGPRTEMYWNGAHVEQIYPISAVYDGQGLNVTTCSYADRIGFGYVADREILPDIGELVPLTEQALTELERATGLV; via the coding sequence ATCGGGACCGGCGGCGGGTGGGTGTGGGAGGAAGCCGACGAGATCGACCTACACCGACATTGCCTGCGCCGCACGCTTCCTCCCGGTTCCGGTGATATCGCTCTGTGGCAGTTGATCAGCACGCTTCACGCGGGCCCTCTCGACCGATCCCGACCGATGTGGATGTCCTGTCTCATCGACGGCTTCGACGATCGCCGGTTCGCGCTGTACATCAAACTCCACCACACCGTGATGGACGGCGTCTCGGGCCTGCAGACGCTCGTCGGTGCCCTCAGCCCGGACCCACACCGTCGATCGATGCCCGCGTTTTACGCGGATCCATGTACCGGTCATGACGACGCGACAACACACCGACATCGTCGCTTGCCTGATCCGCTTGCCCTGGTGAGATCCTCGATCCGCCACACAGCCTCCAGTGTCGCGCTTGCGGAGCGGGTCGCCACGGGGATGGCCGCCGGTGCCCTCGCCGGCCTGTTCGGCGGCACCACGATGACACCTTTTGCCGCTCCCTACGTCCGCTTCAACGAGCGTCTCGGACACGAGCGGGCTGTGATCGCCGCCAGCTGGCCAAGACGCCGCTTCCAGGCTTTCACAACAAAGTCGGGCGTCACTGCCAATGACGTGGTCACTGCGGTGATCGCCGGCGCCTTACGTGAGTGGCTGTCGGATCACGACGAACTGCCGCAGCGGTCATTGGTGGCAATCTGTCCGATCTCGGTACACGGCCGCGAACTGAACCGTTCTGAACTGCACGGCAACATGTTCGGGGCATGGCTGTGCCCGCTGGGTACCGATCTGCCCGACCCGGCCGAACGGCTCGACCTCATTCACCGGTCCATGTTGGTGGGCAAGCAACACGTGAAGGCCCGCGGCGCGGCGGCATCGCTGATACTGCTCGCGCCGGGCATCGCGTCGACAGTCCTGCCTCCGATGTTGCCGCTGCGACCGAGAATCCACGTCGGGTACATCCTCCCGATATCGCACGTGCCCGGACCCAGGACCGAGATGTACTGGAACGGGGCGCACGTCGAGCAGATCTATCCGATCTCGGCGGTGTACGACGGGCAAGGCCTCAACGTCACGACATGTTCGTACGCCGATCGCATCGGTTTCGGCTATGTCGCCGACCGGGAGATACTGCCGGATATCGGTGAATTGGTACCGCTGACCGAGCAGGCCCTTACCGAACTCGAACGGGCGACCGGTCTCGTGTGA
- a CDS encoding slipin family protein: MRFIVVTLVLIVAAVLVLLSMSIRVVKQYQRGVHFRLGRIIGVRDPGLHLIIPVIDQLLRISLRIVTMPIQSQGIITRDNVSVDIAAVAYFRVIDAAKSVVAIENVASAIDQIAQTTLRNVVGQHCLDEVLADTSEINGSIRTILDKTTLEWGVEVTLVELKDIQLPDSMKRAMAREAEAEREKRAKIIAAEGEARAATALGQASDMMMAHPLALQLRNLQTLAELGVEKNTTVVFPAPLMSAIGEISGLLNREVNAAAAGTPARIPAREISLADGVRT; the protein is encoded by the coding sequence ATGAGGTTCATTGTTGTCACGCTCGTGCTGATCGTCGCAGCGGTGTTGGTGCTGCTGTCCATGTCGATTCGCGTGGTGAAGCAGTACCAGCGGGGCGTGCATTTCCGGCTCGGTCGCATCATCGGTGTACGAGATCCAGGACTGCATCTGATCATTCCGGTCATCGACCAATTGCTGCGGATATCGCTGCGTATCGTGACGATGCCGATCCAATCGCAAGGAATCATCACCCGCGACAACGTGAGCGTCGACATCGCAGCGGTCGCGTACTTCCGTGTGATCGATGCCGCCAAATCGGTGGTCGCCATCGAAAACGTCGCGTCGGCCATCGACCAGATCGCCCAAACCACGCTCCGCAACGTGGTGGGACAGCACTGCCTGGACGAAGTCCTGGCCGACACGTCAGAGATAAACGGCAGCATCCGGACGATTCTCGACAAGACCACTCTCGAATGGGGCGTCGAGGTGACGCTGGTGGAGCTCAAGGACATCCAACTACCTGACAGCATGAAGCGCGCGATGGCCCGTGAGGCCGAAGCGGAGCGGGAGAAGCGTGCGAAGATCATTGCGGCAGAAGGTGAAGCCCGCGCAGCCACCGCGCTCGGCCAGGCCTCCGACATGATGATGGCTCATCCGCTGGCACTTCAGCTCCGCAATCTGCAGACGTTGGCCGAGTTGGGCGTCGAGAAGAACACCACGGTTGTCTTCCCAGCACCGTTGATGAGCGCGATCGGTGAGATCAGCGGTTTGCTGAACAGGGAGGTGAACGCAGCGGCCGCAGGCACTCCGGCGCGGATCCCCGCACGGGAAATTTCATTGGCCGATGGCGTTCGCACCTGA
- a CDS encoding heavy metal translocating P-type ATPase: protein MTRSSAAGATPTVSHLRPFLEPALLVLTVIAFVGGGVAWLMGQGRAADAFWTAGTVVAVVPAAAWVLRGLRHGRVGVDVIAVLSLVGTLVVGEYLAGSLVAVMLATGRTLDAAAARRASRDLSALLDRAPRIARLRVDDQISVVPLEQVAVDNIVLVGPAEIVPVDGRILDTVAVLDESALTGEPLHVERRVGDAVRSGVLNAGGAFEMRATATAEDSTYAGIVRLAEQAGADNAPIVRLADRYAAWFLPLTLIVAGAAWIAGGTAVRAVAVLVVATPCPLLLAAPVAIVSGLSRASRSGVIVRSGGALESLGNATTLVMDKTGTLTMGRPAVIDVIASPGHHPNELLTLAASVDQASPHVLAEAIVTEALAQGLTLQLPCAIEEEPGRGVTATVAGARVFVGKLPGDAVTSDWGRGAVNRARLDGAAVSWVCVEGKPTGAVLLRDPLRRDAPRTMRRLRSAGLGRLVMLTGDRQEPAREVATVLGLDEVCAEQSPADKVAAVRAEGERAVTVMVGDGINDAPALAAATVGVAMGARGATASSEAADIVLTTDRLDRLADAMDIARWSRHIAVQSAAAGMGMSLLAMGIAALGWLPPAAGALLQELIDVTVILNALRALRRNPSAHVEVNARTEQMLRRFSAEHDELRDALGLLRTTADMLAEDADYTALQSLRATQLLLVNRILPHERAEEAQLYPALARPLGGEEATATMSRTHAEIQRLTDRIGAHLGIAESGNAIQPDQIDDLLACLYGLYALLRLHFLQEEENYFTLVTDDESATSP, encoded by the coding sequence ATGACACGCAGTTCCGCGGCCGGCGCGACGCCGACCGTCTCGCACCTGCGCCCTTTTCTCGAACCCGCACTGCTGGTGCTGACCGTGATCGCGTTCGTCGGCGGCGGCGTCGCATGGCTGATGGGCCAGGGCCGGGCGGCAGACGCCTTCTGGACGGCGGGCACGGTCGTGGCCGTGGTTCCCGCGGCGGCCTGGGTGCTCAGGGGATTACGTCATGGGCGGGTAGGGGTCGATGTCATCGCGGTGCTGTCGCTCGTCGGCACGCTGGTGGTCGGTGAGTATCTCGCCGGATCTCTGGTCGCGGTGATGCTGGCCACGGGCCGGACTCTCGATGCCGCGGCCGCGCGGCGAGCATCGCGCGATCTGAGCGCTTTGCTCGACCGCGCTCCGCGGATCGCACGGCTGCGGGTCGACGACCAGATCAGCGTTGTCCCGTTGGAGCAGGTGGCGGTTGACAACATCGTGCTCGTCGGGCCTGCCGAAATCGTCCCGGTAGACGGCAGGATTCTCGACACGGTCGCGGTTCTCGACGAATCAGCGTTGACCGGTGAACCGCTGCACGTCGAGCGCAGGGTCGGGGATGCCGTACGTAGTGGTGTGCTCAACGCGGGTGGCGCGTTCGAGATGCGAGCCACCGCGACCGCCGAAGACAGCACCTACGCCGGGATCGTGCGCCTCGCCGAGCAGGCCGGTGCCGACAACGCGCCTATCGTCCGCCTCGCGGACCGGTACGCGGCGTGGTTCCTGCCGCTGACGTTGATCGTCGCGGGTGCAGCGTGGATCGCCGGCGGCACTGCGGTACGCGCAGTGGCCGTTCTGGTGGTGGCGACGCCGTGCCCGCTGCTGCTCGCCGCACCCGTTGCGATCGTGTCCGGTTTGTCGCGCGCGTCGCGGTCCGGGGTTATCGTCCGCAGCGGTGGGGCGCTCGAAAGCCTCGGCAACGCCACGACTCTCGTGATGGACAAGACCGGGACCCTGACCATGGGCCGACCGGCGGTCATCGACGTCATCGCCTCCCCTGGTCACCATCCGAACGAGTTGCTGACCCTGGCTGCCTCCGTCGACCAGGCCTCCCCGCACGTGCTTGCCGAGGCCATCGTCACCGAGGCACTCGCGCAGGGACTCACGCTTCAGCTCCCGTGCGCCATCGAGGAGGAACCGGGGCGCGGTGTCACCGCCACGGTCGCGGGTGCGCGCGTCTTCGTCGGGAAGCTTCCTGGCGACGCCGTGACCAGCGACTGGGGTCGTGGGGCCGTCAACCGTGCACGACTCGACGGTGCCGCCGTGTCGTGGGTCTGCGTCGAAGGCAAGCCCACCGGTGCCGTCCTCCTGCGAGATCCCTTGCGCCGTGACGCTCCCCGAACGATGCGCCGGCTGCGCAGCGCGGGCCTGGGCCGGCTGGTGATGCTGACCGGCGACCGTCAGGAACCGGCCAGAGAGGTTGCCACCGTGCTGGGTCTCGACGAGGTGTGTGCGGAGCAGAGTCCGGCGGACAAGGTCGCAGCGGTGCGCGCCGAAGGTGAACGGGCAGTGACGGTGATGGTCGGCGACGGTATCAACGACGCCCCGGCGCTGGCCGCCGCGACCGTCGGTGTCGCGATGGGCGCACGCGGCGCGACGGCGTCCTCGGAGGCCGCCGACATCGTGCTGACGACAGATCGGCTCGACCGTCTCGCCGATGCCATGGACATCGCGCGCTGGTCGCGCCACATCGCCGTGCAGAGTGCCGCGGCGGGAATGGGAATGTCGCTGTTGGCCATGGGGATTGCGGCTCTGGGATGGCTTCCGCCGGCTGCAGGCGCCCTGCTGCAGGAGCTCATCGATGTGACGGTGATCCTCAACGCTTTGCGCGCGTTACGGAGAAACCCGTCCGCGCACGTCGAGGTCAACGCTCGCACGGAGCAGATGCTGCGGCGTTTCTCGGCCGAGCACGACGAACTGCGTGATGCGCTCGGATTGTTGCGCACGACCGCCGACATGCTCGCCGAGGATGCGGATTACACTGCGCTGCAATCACTTCGGGCCACCCAGCTTCTGCTCGTCAACCGCATCCTGCCGCATGAGCGTGCCGAGGAAGCGCAACTCTATCCGGCACTTGCGCGCCCACTGGGCGGCGAGGAGGCGACGGCCACCATGAGCCGCACCCACGCCGAGATCCAACGGCTGACCGACCGTATCGGTGCACATCTGGGGATCGCCGAGTCCGGGAATGCGATCCAACCCGATCAGATCGACGACCTGCTGGCGTGTCTGTACGGTCTGTACGCTCTGCTTCGTCTGCATTTCCTCCAGGAGGAGGAGAACTACTTCACCCTCGTCACAGACGACGAGTCGGCAACTTCACCGTGA
- a CDS encoding wax ester/triacylglycerol synthase domain-containing protein, producing MAEFLTSTDEFMWSLGEDPVLRSTIVSLMVLERAPEWDLVVERFDRLSRVAPRFRQVVTPTVPPLPARWEEHTDFDLDWHLHRVSAPQPRTFPVLINLAEVAMMTDFDRTRPLWEVTLVEGMADGGAALLCKFDHALTDGVGAVALAAALYDELGDLRAPEHSKRASSSVAAQALETIRHPLTTAATAFETAVSIYRAARPMTGPLSPIMRRRSATRRLDTLEVSRAALRRAGDAAGGTLNDVFLAAVAGGLRRYHEHHGVTVDQLMTSMPISVRGPHDGIGGNRATLVRFGVPVGVGDPARRIREIHARTTAARGEKSLAYTQLIAKALNVMPRGYVGSELRHVDFIASDVPGSPVPLKMGGAPIRAQYAFSPTLGAAVNTTLLSYVDVCAIGVNIDAGAIPDHDVFCNCLTAGFEETLSVHAADG from the coding sequence ATGGCGGAGTTTCTGACCAGCACCGACGAGTTCATGTGGTCGCTGGGTGAGGACCCCGTACTCCGTTCGACGATCGTCAGCCTCATGGTGCTCGAACGCGCCCCCGAGTGGGACCTGGTGGTCGAAAGGTTCGATCGCCTCAGCCGGGTGGCGCCACGATTCCGTCAGGTCGTCACGCCGACGGTGCCGCCGTTGCCCGCGCGTTGGGAGGAGCACACCGACTTCGATCTCGACTGGCACCTTCACCGTGTGTCCGCCCCGCAGCCGCGTACTTTCCCGGTGCTGATCAACCTGGCGGAGGTGGCGATGATGACCGATTTCGACCGCACGCGTCCGCTGTGGGAGGTGACGCTGGTCGAGGGGATGGCCGACGGTGGCGCCGCGCTGCTGTGCAAGTTCGACCATGCGCTGACCGACGGCGTCGGAGCGGTGGCGCTGGCCGCTGCGCTCTATGACGAGCTCGGAGATTTGAGGGCGCCGGAGCACTCGAAAAGAGCTTCCAGTTCTGTTGCAGCACAGGCACTGGAGACGATCCGTCACCCGCTGACCACCGCGGCGACGGCGTTCGAGACCGCGGTGTCGATCTATCGCGCCGCCCGCCCCATGACAGGACCGCTGTCGCCGATCATGCGGCGCCGCAGTGCGACTCGCCGACTCGACACCCTCGAGGTGAGCAGGGCGGCGTTGCGCCGGGCGGGGGACGCCGCAGGCGGCACCTTGAACGACGTATTCCTGGCGGCCGTGGCGGGCGGGCTCCGCAGGTACCACGAACACCACGGTGTCACCGTCGACCAACTCATGACGTCGATGCCGATCAGCGTCCGCGGCCCACACGACGGGATCGGCGGAAACCGTGCGACGCTGGTCCGTTTCGGCGTTCCGGTCGGTGTGGGGGATCCGGCCCGCAGGATTCGCGAAATCCACGCGAGAACGACGGCGGCGCGAGGCGAGAAGTCACTTGCCTACACACAACTGATTGCCAAAGCGCTCAACGTGATGCCGCGCGGCTACGTCGGTTCTGAACTGCGGCACGTCGATTTCATCGCCAGTGACGTCCCAGGTTCTCCTGTGCCGCTGAAGATGGGTGGCGCTCCCATCCGGGCCCAGTACGCGTTCTCTCCGACCTTGGGCGCGGCCGTCAACACCACGTTGCTGTCGTACGTCGACGTGTGTGCCATCGGGGTCAACATCGACGCCGGTGCGATCCCGGACCATGACGTCTTCTGCAACTGTCTCACAGCGGGTTTCGAGGAGACACTATCGGTGCATGCTGCGGATGGCTGA